In Actinoplanes derwentensis, the following proteins share a genomic window:
- a CDS encoding carbohydrate ABC transporter permease — protein sequence MARHDDGVVTVGRSRIGTIFANTGGILFGLVMIFPVYWVLNTAFKPDSEVRSFTPTFWPQNPTLDNFRSALGEEHFLPSMLNGLVITAMAVAAALVVGFLAALAIARFAFYGRKAIILVVLAVQLVPFLALLIPLFLMLQGAKLTNTLVGVALVYLVLLLPYTVWTLRGFISGIPRELDEAAMIDGCTRAQVFWRIILPLTGPGLVATSVYGFIQAWNEFIIINTLNDPNHQNLMAWLLYNQTERGTAWGPLMAGAIITSIPVVVFFLIIQRNIATGLTAGAVKG from the coding sequence ATGGCCCGCCACGACGACGGTGTCGTCACCGTCGGACGCAGCAGGATCGGCACGATCTTCGCCAACACCGGCGGCATCCTCTTCGGCCTCGTGATGATCTTCCCGGTCTACTGGGTGCTGAACACCGCTTTCAAACCCGACAGCGAGGTACGCAGCTTCACGCCGACGTTCTGGCCGCAGAACCCGACCCTGGACAACTTCCGGTCGGCCCTGGGCGAGGAGCATTTCCTGCCGAGCATGCTCAACGGACTGGTGATCACCGCGATGGCGGTGGCGGCCGCCCTGGTGGTGGGCTTCCTCGCGGCGCTGGCGATCGCCCGGTTCGCCTTCTACGGGCGCAAGGCGATCATCCTGGTCGTACTCGCCGTACAGCTGGTGCCGTTCCTGGCCCTGCTGATTCCGCTCTTCCTCATGTTGCAGGGTGCGAAGCTGACCAACACGCTGGTCGGTGTGGCCCTGGTGTATCTGGTTCTGCTGCTGCCGTACACGGTGTGGACCCTGCGTGGTTTCATCTCCGGCATCCCGCGGGAGCTGGACGAGGCCGCCATGATCGACGGTTGCACCCGGGCCCAGGTGTTCTGGCGCATCATCCTGCCGCTGACCGGCCCCGGCCTGGTCGCCACCTCGGTCTACGGGTTCATCCAGGCGTGGAACGAGTTCATCATCATCAACACGCTGAACGACCCGAACCACCAGAATCTGATGGCCTGGCTGCTCTACAACCAGACCGAGCGCGGCACCGCCTGGGGACCTCTCATGGCCGGTGCGATCATCACCTCGATCCCCGTGGTGGTGTTCTTCCTGATCATCCAGCGCAATATCGCCACCGGTCTGACGGCCGGCGCAGTCAAGGGTTGA
- a CDS encoding carbohydrate ABC transporter permease, translating to MKDRASGRRKRDARTAWLLSLPTLVILVAMLGYPLYRMIVLSFQNMRLRELFTGATPPWAGFDQYAKALTDEVFWGIVGRTAAFTVVSVTLSVTAGLGIALLMRRVHAKVRIFMMVAMMFVWALPQLVAAQAFRWLTDSDFGVLNYLFSKVFGDEWLNHSWFVNPWEGWAVITTLVVWAGIPFLAISLSAGLTQVPKELLEAATVDGASAWQALRNITLPILKPLLTIVTTLSVIWNFGLFTQNWALRDSHPEPVYQTLATYSYTQAFGRSLYSYGSAISVITVLLMLGVMVFYIRQMFKIGEVD from the coding sequence GTGAAAGATCGCGCAAGTGGGCGCCGAAAGCGCGACGCCCGGACGGCCTGGCTGCTCTCCCTGCCCACGCTCGTGATCCTGGTCGCGATGCTGGGCTACCCGCTGTACCGCATGATCGTGCTGTCGTTCCAGAACATGCGGCTGCGGGAGCTGTTCACCGGCGCGACCCCGCCGTGGGCCGGCTTCGACCAGTACGCGAAGGCCCTCACCGACGAGGTCTTCTGGGGCATCGTCGGCCGGACCGCGGCCTTCACGGTCGTGTCGGTCACCCTGTCGGTGACGGCCGGTCTCGGCATCGCCCTGCTGATGCGCCGGGTGCACGCCAAGGTGCGGATCTTCATGATGGTCGCGATGATGTTCGTCTGGGCCCTGCCCCAGCTCGTCGCGGCACAGGCCTTCCGCTGGCTCACCGACTCCGACTTCGGAGTGCTGAACTACCTGTTCAGCAAGGTCTTCGGCGACGAGTGGCTGAACCACAGCTGGTTCGTCAACCCGTGGGAGGGCTGGGCGGTGATCACCACGCTGGTGGTCTGGGCCGGTATCCCGTTCCTGGCGATCTCGCTCAGCGCCGGGCTGACCCAGGTGCCGAAGGAGTTGCTGGAAGCCGCCACGGTGGACGGCGCGTCGGCCTGGCAGGCCCTGCGCAACATCACCCTGCCGATCCTGAAGCCGCTGCTCACCATCGTCACCACGCTCTCGGTGATCTGGAACTTCGGCCTGTTCACCCAGAACTGGGCGCTGCGTGACAGCCACCCGGAGCCGGTGTACCAGACCCTCGCGACCTACTCGTACACGCAGGCGTTCGGTCGGTCCCTCTACAGCTACGGCTCGGCGATCTCGGTGATCACCGTGCTGCTGATGCTCGGCGTGATGGTGTTCTACATCCGCCAGATGTTCAAGATCGGAGAGGTGGACTGA
- a CDS encoding extracellular solute-binding protein, which produces MKRKIAVAAALAASLLGVAACSGGGADEGATSATGKVDGAGKTVKVWLMVDAETSWKDVVDDASKRFTEATGAQVNVEYQQWANHLTKLDATLAGSDVPDVVELGNTEFSKYVFSGGFAELNKTDFENSDTWLSGLSGACEADGKVYCVPYYAGARVMIYRTDLFDKAGVKEAPKTYADFLSALEKVQTGNAADKKFSAIYMPGQYWYAAMSWVKSTGGEIAKKDGDKWVGQLATPQSQEGLQRWVDMTKKYSKADPTKNENEQAGIFAQASSGVFYGNGWEQGVAEETRKDPNDPNSELVPTKVKGKLAAAPLPEVPSFLGGSNLGVTAKSGNKELAAQWVKYFTDSKSMAGLVKANALPNASSLMDKAATDNPKLAPAALSAKSSWFPPNAEKWADVEKASILQTMLTDVLTGKKTVADGAKWADEQIAATLNEA; this is translated from the coding sequence GTGAAGCGCAAGATCGCGGTTGCGGCGGCGCTCGCCGCGTCACTGCTCGGTGTGGCCGCCTGTAGCGGTGGTGGTGCCGACGAGGGCGCGACCTCGGCCACCGGCAAGGTGGACGGTGCGGGCAAGACCGTCAAGGTCTGGCTGATGGTCGACGCTGAGACCAGCTGGAAGGACGTCGTCGACGACGCCTCCAAGCGGTTCACCGAGGCCACCGGCGCGCAGGTCAACGTCGAGTACCAGCAGTGGGCCAACCACCTCACCAAGCTGGACGCGACGCTTGCCGGTTCGGACGTGCCGGACGTGGTCGAGCTGGGCAACACCGAGTTCTCCAAGTACGTCTTCTCCGGTGGCTTCGCCGAGCTGAACAAGACCGACTTCGAGAACTCCGACACCTGGCTGTCCGGTCTGTCCGGTGCCTGTGAGGCCGACGGCAAGGTCTACTGCGTGCCCTACTACGCCGGTGCCCGCGTGATGATCTACCGCACCGACCTGTTCGACAAGGCCGGTGTCAAGGAAGCCCCGAAGACGTACGCCGACTTCCTGTCCGCCCTGGAGAAGGTGCAGACCGGCAACGCGGCCGACAAGAAGTTCAGCGCGATCTACATGCCGGGCCAGTACTGGTACGCGGCGATGTCCTGGGTCAAGTCGACCGGTGGCGAGATCGCGAAGAAGGACGGCGACAAGTGGGTCGGGCAGCTCGCCACCCCGCAGTCGCAGGAGGGCCTGCAGCGCTGGGTCGACATGACCAAGAAGTACTCGAAGGCCGACCCGACCAAGAACGAGAACGAGCAGGCCGGCATCTTCGCCCAGGCCTCCAGCGGTGTCTTCTACGGCAACGGCTGGGAGCAGGGGGTCGCTGAGGAGACCCGCAAGGACCCGAACGACCCGAACTCCGAGCTGGTCCCGACCAAGGTCAAGGGCAAGCTGGCAGCCGCTCCGCTGCCCGAGGTGCCGTCGTTCCTCGGTGGCTCGAACCTGGGTGTGACCGCGAAGAGCGGCAACAAGGAACTCGCCGCCCAGTGGGTCAAGTACTTCACCGACAGCAAGTCGATGGCGGGTCTGGTGAAGGCCAACGCCCTGCCGAACGCGTCTTCGCTGATGGACAAGGCCGCCACCGACAACCCGAAGCTCGCCCCGGCGGCGCTGTCGGCGAAGAGCAGCTGGTTCCCGCCGAACGCCGAGAAGTGGGCCGACGTGGAGAAGGCCAGCATCCTGCAGACCATGCTGACGGACGTCCTGACCGGTAAGAAGACGGTGGCCGACGGCGCCAAGTGGGCGGACGAGCAGATCGCCGCCACGCTCAACGAGGCCTGA
- a CDS encoding MurR/RpiR family transcriptional regulator, which produces MNEPEMDGTAGPAVADSPVRGAPTVRKANGMNLTPADGVLARVRTLLPDFTGALQRVAEQVLTDPAAASRATIVELAERSGTSPATITRFCRAVGFDGYADLRLGIAAETGRARSAGWTVDIGREIQPSDPLERVLGQIMAADTRAMHDTATLLDLGEVERAAVAIAAAPRVNIFGASGSALVGEEMQFSLHRIGIPVWAWTDVHNGLASAALSRSGDVALGISHSGETGETIELLAEANSRGATTIALTSFPRSPLAELADIVLLTATQATTFRPDALSARHPQLVVLDLLYVAVAQRTHERSHAAFQRTAQAVHGHKAVKDS; this is translated from the coding sequence ATGAATGAGCCGGAGATGGACGGCACCGCGGGGCCCGCGGTCGCCGACTCGCCGGTTCGTGGCGCGCCCACCGTCAGGAAGGCGAACGGCATGAATCTGACCCCCGCGGACGGGGTGCTCGCCCGGGTCCGGACGCTGCTGCCGGACTTCACCGGAGCGCTGCAACGGGTCGCCGAGCAGGTGCTCACCGACCCGGCCGCGGCTTCCCGGGCCACCATCGTCGAACTCGCCGAACGCAGCGGCACCTCGCCGGCGACGATCACCCGGTTCTGCCGGGCGGTCGGCTTCGACGGGTACGCGGATCTGCGCCTCGGCATCGCGGCGGAGACCGGCCGGGCCCGCTCGGCCGGCTGGACCGTGGACATCGGCCGCGAGATCCAGCCGAGCGACCCCCTGGAACGGGTCCTCGGCCAGATCATGGCGGCCGACACCCGGGCCATGCACGACACCGCCACGCTGCTGGACCTGGGCGAGGTGGAACGGGCCGCGGTGGCGATCGCCGCGGCGCCGCGGGTGAACATCTTCGGCGCCAGCGGAAGCGCGCTGGTCGGCGAGGAGATGCAGTTCAGTCTGCACCGCATCGGCATCCCGGTGTGGGCCTGGACCGACGTGCACAACGGTCTGGCCAGCGCCGCGCTGTCGAGGTCCGGCGACGTCGCGCTCGGTATCTCGCACAGTGGCGAGACCGGCGAGACGATCGAGCTGCTCGCCGAGGCGAACAGCCGGGGCGCCACCACCATCGCGCTCACCAGTTTCCCCCGATCCCCACTGGCCGAGCTGGCCGACATCGTCCTGCTCACCGCCACCCAGGCGACGACCTTCCGGCCGGACGCGCTCAGCGCCCGGCATCCCCAGCTGGTCGTTCTCGACCTGCTGTACGTCGCCGTCGCGCAACGCACGCATGAACGTTCACACGCCGCGTTCCAGCGCACCGCTCAAGCGGTGCACGGGCACAAGGCCGTGAAGGACAGCTGA
- the murD gene encoding UDP-N-acetylmuramoyl-L-alanine--D-glutamate ligase — protein sequence MRLADLRGKSVAVWGTGREGRAAVTAIARYEPSRLIVVEDSANYLSVEWTGELAALAPLAGGEHAFAALVSADVVVRSPGVPSTHPYVKELRERGIPVTGGSALWMADHAARTVGVTGSKGKSTTSSLISHLLTAVGRPNAYGGNIGVPLLDMPDAELYVLELSSYQCADLTDSPRVAVVTSLFPEHLDAHGGEREYYRDKLNILRYGPQLTVINGTDKRLHDEIGDAVDADGRAPVRAAAADSRFRIGDAQVWCGDEALFGRDALALKGRHNEGNLCVALAVLEGMGVDVPAVRSELEAAVRSFAGLPHRLAEIQDPSGLTFVDDTLSTSPYAAMHAIEAYENRPLTVLVGGSDRGLDYSPLRDFLADRELTVIGLPDSGPRILEALARLPRVRTEPADDLIDAVRLARKITPSGGVVLLSPAAPSYGRFRNFEHRSEVFAEAVRETAP from the coding sequence ATGCGGCTGGCAGACCTACGGGGCAAGTCGGTGGCGGTGTGGGGGACCGGGCGTGAGGGGCGGGCCGCGGTGACCGCGATCGCCCGGTACGAGCCGTCCCGCCTGATCGTGGTCGAGGACAGCGCCAACTACCTGTCCGTCGAGTGGACCGGGGAACTGGCCGCGCTGGCGCCGCTGGCCGGTGGCGAGCACGCGTTCGCGGCCCTGGTCAGCGCGGACGTCGTGGTGCGGTCCCCAGGGGTGCCGTCCACCCATCCGTACGTCAAGGAGCTGCGCGAGCGCGGCATCCCGGTGACCGGCGGCAGCGCCCTGTGGATGGCCGACCACGCCGCCCGGACCGTCGGGGTGACCGGCAGCAAGGGCAAGTCCACCACGTCCAGCCTGATCAGCCACCTGTTGACGGCGGTCGGGCGGCCCAACGCGTACGGCGGCAACATCGGGGTGCCGCTGCTGGACATGCCGGACGCCGAGTTGTACGTGCTGGAACTCTCCAGCTACCAGTGCGCCGACCTGACCGACTCGCCACGGGTGGCCGTGGTCACCTCGCTCTTCCCGGAGCACCTGGACGCGCACGGCGGCGAACGGGAGTACTACCGGGACAAACTAAACATCCTGCGGTACGGGCCCCAGCTGACCGTGATCAACGGCACCGACAAACGGCTGCACGACGAGATCGGTGACGCCGTCGACGCCGACGGCCGGGCGCCGGTCCGGGCCGCCGCCGCGGACTCCCGGTTCCGGATCGGGGACGCTCAGGTGTGGTGCGGTGACGAGGCCCTGTTCGGCCGGGACGCGCTCGCTCTCAAGGGCCGCCACAACGAGGGCAACCTGTGCGTGGCCCTGGCCGTACTGGAGGGCATGGGCGTCGACGTGCCGGCCGTGCGATCGGAGCTGGAGGCGGCGGTGCGCTCCTTCGCGGGGCTGCCGCACCGGCTCGCCGAGATCCAGGATCCGTCCGGGCTGACGTTCGTCGACGACACCCTGTCGACGTCGCCGTACGCGGCGATGCACGCCATCGAAGCGTACGAGAACCGGCCACTCACCGTGCTCGTCGGCGGGTCCGACCGCGGTCTCGACTACTCACCGTTACGGGATTTCCTCGCCGACCGGGAACTCACCGTGATCGGCCTGCCGGACAGTGGCCCCCGGATCCTGGAGGCGCTCGCCCGGTTGCCCCGGGTCCGCACCGAACCGGCCGACGACCTGATCGACGCGGTCCGCCTGGCCCGCAAGATCACACCCTCCGGCGGGGTGGTGCTGCTGTCCCCGGCCGCCCCCAGCTACGGCCGCTTCCGCAACTTCGAACACCGCTCCGAGGTCTTCGCCGAGGCGGTCCGCGAAACGGCCCCCTGA
- a CDS encoding helix-turn-helix domain-containing protein: protein MGTAMTLAATALQLSEAANRKSSPERASLKSLLTLLTKTGGEPVRLVAGSAGEVVVPDLVVDLLRQVSAVLDRGDGVVVSVVARELTTTEAARVLGVSRPTLTAMLDRAEIKSHRVGTHRRVALQDLLAYRRQRVAQQRTAYEALMAEQDELGIYE from the coding sequence ATGGGTACGGCGATGACACTCGCGGCAACGGCACTCCAGCTCTCCGAGGCGGCCAACCGAAAGAGCAGCCCCGAGCGCGCCTCGCTGAAGTCCCTGCTGACCCTGCTGACGAAAACCGGCGGCGAGCCGGTGCGCCTGGTGGCGGGAAGTGCCGGTGAGGTAGTCGTCCCCGATCTGGTGGTCGATCTTTTACGGCAGGTCAGCGCCGTTCTGGACCGCGGCGACGGCGTGGTCGTCAGCGTGGTCGCCCGCGAGCTCACCACCACCGAGGCCGCCCGGGTGCTCGGCGTCTCACGTCCCACTCTGACCGCCATGCTCGACCGGGCCGAGATCAAGTCGCACCGGGTGGGCACGCACCGGCGGGTGGCCTTACAGGACCTGCTGGCCTACCGGCGCCAGCGAGTCGCCCAGCAACGCACCGCATACGAGGCCTTGATGGCCGAACAGGACGAGCTGGGCATTTACGAATAA
- a CDS encoding cupin domain-containing protein — MVDEIYVGNADPDALADRGWLLGHFKPEGDPRHSNDVEIKWGRHPRGDRRARWVHGEDRTALLVLISGCFHMEFPERTVVLDKQGDYVVWQRGVDHSWFAAEESVVLTVRWPSVPGYAVPQ, encoded by the coding sequence ATGGTTGACGAGATCTACGTGGGGAACGCCGACCCGGACGCGCTTGCTGACCGGGGGTGGCTGCTGGGGCATTTCAAGCCGGAAGGCGACCCCCGGCACAGCAACGACGTCGAGATCAAGTGGGGGCGGCACCCGCGTGGGGACCGGCGGGCCCGGTGGGTGCACGGTGAGGACCGGACCGCGTTGCTGGTGCTGATCAGCGGCTGTTTTCACATGGAGTTCCCGGAGCGGACAGTGGTCCTCGACAAGCAGGGGGATTACGTGGTCTGGCAGCGGGGGGTGGATCACTCATGGTTCGCGGCTGAGGAGTCGGTGGTGCTGACGGTCCGGTGGCCGTCTGTTCCGGGATACGCCGTTCCGCAGTAG
- a CDS encoding flavohemoprotein, translated as MSDPHLLALLRAIRLRQSAPDAAAAGEADTAAALSEIARNQTARKKKEAQVAEQADAGTPPYFSKHRAAEEDTPRGGSAGLLWRGDPSAVMGRANLRNARSAIPPIGGITPSGPTTPVPPIPALEGVRPPEPPGTDFPPQLPPRSFPSRRPRTSGPVRRAAGRDGMDPADDAALRDIQRNLSTSITFAGGVEDVAERLWNALHQAQPALLSSLPGTAPTQRADLARALTWLVHHLADPPAVVSGCARLGAVLAECGLQWNRLQLVGAALAEATRAGMPPGSWRQDFDQAWRWAWQHTYEWIVHGGTLVAYQPTIWDVEVVSHEQRREDLAVIGLRSLLPMPFRPGQFARFEVPEIPGVWRPYSLAGAPHRDEYIELHVRAKSETGVSGTLVHHTRRGARLRMTRAEGDMGLPDSRGILMIAGDTGVAPMKAMLAELAARGDTRQTVLLWSVRDQTELYDIDALTELAARVPGATVIPVVAEEPSGPYMSGPITDAVTTYGDWSRYEIYLAGPPQMLAKTTAALLRLGVKPDQMHYDPPE; from the coding sequence GTGTCCGACCCGCATCTTCTCGCCCTGTTGCGTGCCATCCGGCTGCGGCAGAGCGCACCCGACGCCGCCGCCGCGGGCGAGGCCGACACCGCGGCGGCCCTCTCCGAGATCGCCCGGAACCAGACCGCCCGGAAGAAGAAGGAAGCGCAGGTGGCCGAGCAAGCCGACGCCGGCACCCCGCCGTACTTCAGCAAGCACCGGGCCGCTGAGGAGGACACCCCGCGAGGCGGTAGCGCGGGCCTGCTGTGGCGCGGCGATCCCAGTGCCGTCATGGGCCGGGCCAACCTGCGCAACGCCCGCAGCGCCATCCCACCGATCGGCGGCATCACCCCGTCCGGCCCCACCACCCCGGTCCCGCCGATCCCGGCACTGGAAGGGGTCCGCCCGCCGGAACCCCCGGGCACCGACTTCCCACCCCAGCTCCCGCCCCGGTCGTTCCCGTCCCGGCGGCCCAGGACCAGCGGCCCGGTGCGCCGCGCGGCCGGCCGCGACGGCATGGACCCGGCCGACGACGCGGCCCTGCGCGACATCCAGCGCAACCTCAGCACCAGCATCACCTTCGCCGGCGGAGTCGAGGACGTCGCCGAACGCCTGTGGAACGCCCTGCACCAGGCCCAGCCCGCGCTGCTCAGCTCCCTGCCCGGCACCGCTCCGACGCAGCGCGCCGACCTGGCCCGCGCCCTCACCTGGCTGGTCCATCACCTGGCCGACCCGCCCGCCGTGGTCAGCGGCTGCGCCCGGCTCGGGGCGGTGCTCGCCGAATGCGGCCTGCAGTGGAACCGGCTGCAGCTGGTCGGCGCGGCCCTGGCCGAGGCGACCCGGGCCGGCATGCCACCCGGCTCCTGGCGGCAGGACTTCGACCAGGCGTGGCGCTGGGCCTGGCAGCACACCTACGAGTGGATCGTGCACGGCGGGACGCTGGTGGCGTACCAGCCGACCATCTGGGACGTCGAGGTCGTCTCGCACGAACAGCGCCGCGAGGACCTGGCGGTGATCGGGCTGCGGTCGTTGCTGCCGATGCCGTTCCGCCCCGGCCAGTTCGCCCGCTTCGAGGTCCCCGAGATCCCCGGCGTCTGGCGGCCGTATTCGCTGGCCGGCGCCCCACACCGGGACGAGTACATCGAACTGCACGTCCGGGCGAAGTCCGAGACCGGCGTCAGCGGCACCCTGGTCCATCACACCCGCCGCGGCGCCCGCCTGCGGATGACCCGCGCCGAAGGCGACATGGGCCTGCCCGACAGCCGCGGCATCCTGATGATCGCCGGCGACACCGGCGTGGCCCCGATGAAGGCGATGCTCGCCGAACTGGCCGCCCGAGGCGACACCCGGCAGACGGTCCTGCTGTGGAGCGTCCGCGACCAGACCGAGCTGTACGACATCGACGCCCTCACCGAACTGGCCGCCCGCGTCCCCGGCGCCACGGTCATCCCGGTGGTGGCGGAGGAGCCGTCCGGCCCGTACATGTCCGGCCCGATCACCGACGCGGTGACGACCTACGGCGACTGGTCCCGCTACGAGATCTACCTGGCCGGCCCACCCCAGATGCTGGCGAAGACCACCGCGGCCCTGCTCCGCCTAGGCGTCAAACCAGATCAGATGCATTACGACCCACCCGAATAA
- a CDS encoding TrmH family RNA methyltransferase, which yields MPALTITSPDDPRIGDYRALTDVELRTRWEPPNGLFIAEGELVIERALRAGYRMRSALVDEKRVAQLTGLPADAPLYAAPPAVLESITGFHVHRGILASFHRRETPQMPELLAKARCIAVLEGLNTHTNLGALFRSAAALGIDAVVLSPNCADPLYRRAVRVSMGEVFAIPYAKSDDWPGTLTAIREAGFTLLALTPGDGAIPIGSLTPRQRERPALLLGAEGPGLTRAAMEAADARVVIPMYNGVDSLNVATAGAIAFYELTR from the coding sequence GTGCCTGCGCTGACCATCACCAGCCCGGACGATCCTCGGATCGGCGACTACCGGGCCCTCACCGACGTCGAACTGCGGACCCGCTGGGAGCCGCCGAACGGGCTGTTCATCGCCGAGGGTGAGCTGGTGATCGAGCGGGCGCTGCGGGCCGGTTACCGGATGCGGTCGGCGCTGGTCGACGAGAAGCGGGTGGCCCAGCTGACCGGTCTGCCGGCGGACGCCCCGCTCTATGCGGCTCCCCCCGCGGTGCTGGAGTCGATCACCGGGTTCCACGTGCACCGGGGCATCCTGGCGTCGTTCCACCGCCGCGAGACTCCGCAGATGCCGGAGCTGCTGGCGAAGGCGCGCTGCATCGCCGTGCTCGAAGGGCTCAACACCCATACCAACCTCGGCGCGTTGTTCCGCAGTGCCGCCGCCCTCGGGATCGACGCGGTCGTGCTGTCGCCGAACTGCGCGGACCCGCTGTACCGCCGGGCGGTCCGGGTGAGCATGGGCGAGGTCTTCGCCATCCCGTACGCGAAGTCCGACGACTGGCCGGGCACGCTGACCGCGATCCGGGAGGCCGGGTTCACGCTGCTGGCCCTGACTCCGGGCGACGGCGCGATCCCGATCGGTTCGCTCACCCCGCGGCAGCGGGAACGCCCGGCCCTGCTGCTGGGTGCCGAGGGTCCCGGTCTGACCCGGGCGGCGATGGAGGCCGCCGACGCCCGGGTGGTGATCCCGATGTACAACGGTGTCGACTCACTGAACGTGGCGACCGCGGGCGCGATCGCCTTCTACGAGCTGACCCGCTAA
- a CDS encoding SPFH domain-containing protein, with protein MEAIILILVIVIAVFAVTTLVKSVRIVPQQRMDVIERLGKYKRTLSPGLNLLIPFVDAVRTKVDMREQVVSFPPQPVITSDNLVVSIDTVLYFKVVDPVRATYEISNFLQAIEQLTVTTLRNVIGSLDLERALTSRDQINKHLSSVLDETTGRWGIKVTRVELKAIEPPPSIRDSMEKQMRAERERRATILNAEGHKQAAILTAEGEKQSQVLRADGDRQARILQAEGQAKAIRTVFDAIHQANPSQKVLAYQYLQSLPAIANGTANKVWILPTELTKALEGIGGALGGLGNMVGDEPLKGVDTAAVEREAAEAAASAAAEAQKVTAEVREAEALAAGGKPELPAPDAIPPAAALGGADYDGAEHIEKR; from the coding sequence ATGGAAGCGATAATTCTCATTCTGGTCATCGTCATCGCCGTCTTCGCGGTGACCACCCTCGTCAAGTCCGTCCGCATCGTCCCGCAGCAGCGGATGGACGTGATCGAGCGGCTCGGTAAATACAAGCGGACCCTCTCCCCGGGCCTGAACCTGCTGATCCCGTTCGTCGACGCGGTCCGGACCAAGGTCGACATGCGGGAACAGGTCGTCTCGTTCCCGCCCCAGCCGGTCATCACCTCGGACAACCTGGTCGTCTCGATCGACACGGTGCTCTACTTCAAGGTCGTCGACCCGGTGCGGGCGACGTACGAGATCTCCAACTTCCTGCAGGCCATCGAGCAGCTCACCGTCACCACGCTGCGCAACGTGATCGGCTCCCTCGACCTGGAGCGTGCCCTGACCAGCCGCGACCAGATCAACAAGCACCTCTCCAGTGTGCTCGACGAGACCACCGGCCGGTGGGGCATCAAGGTCACCCGGGTCGAGCTGAAAGCCATCGAGCCGCCGCCCAGCATCCGCGACTCGATGGAGAAGCAGATGCGCGCCGAGCGGGAGCGCCGCGCCACCATCCTGAACGCGGAAGGCCACAAGCAGGCCGCCATCCTCACCGCCGAGGGTGAGAAGCAGTCCCAGGTGCTGCGCGCCGACGGTGACCGGCAGGCCCGGATCCTGCAGGCCGAGGGTCAGGCCAAGGCGATCCGCACCGTCTTCGACGCGATCCACCAGGCGAACCCGTCGCAGAAGGTGCTCGCCTACCAGTACCTGCAGTCGCTCCCGGCGATCGCCAACGGCACCGCCAACAAGGTGTGGATCCTGCCGACCGAGCTGACCAAGGCCCTGGAGGGCATCGGCGGCGCGCTCGGTGGTCTCGGCAACATGGTCGGCGACGAGCCGCTGAAGGGTGTCGACACGGCCGCGGTCGAGCGGGAGGCCGCGGAAGCGGCCGCCTCCGCGGCAGCCGAGGCGCAGAAGGTGACCGCCGAGGTGCGCGAGGCCGAGGCGCTGGCCGCCGGGGGCAAACCGGAACTGCCCGCCCCCGACGCGATCCCGCCGGCGGCCGCGCTGGGCGGCGCCGACTACGACGGGGCGGAGCACATCGAAAAGCGCTGA
- a CDS encoding NfeD family protein: MEAVIWIVLAIALAIGEAFTVTFLIMFLAVGALAAAGAAALGFGLIAQVVVFAVVSGLSVAALRPIIVKHARSALEAGETAFGVEAIEGSRGTVIEAVDGDNGMIKIDGELWQARSFDNGDTFAPGEHVRVVKLRGATVLVWHDDLPHV; the protein is encoded by the coding sequence GTGGAAGCTGTGATCTGGATCGTCCTCGCCATCGCCCTGGCCATCGGTGAGGCCTTCACCGTGACGTTTCTCATCATGTTCCTCGCGGTCGGGGCCCTGGCCGCCGCGGGCGCTGCTGCCCTCGGCTTCGGCCTGATCGCACAGGTGGTCGTCTTCGCGGTCGTCTCCGGCCTCTCGGTCGCGGCGCTGCGCCCGATCATCGTGAAACACGCGCGTTCGGCGCTGGAGGCGGGGGAGACCGCGTTCGGCGTCGAGGCGATCGAAGGTTCCCGTGGCACCGTGATCGAAGCGGTGGACGGCGACAACGGCATGATCAAGATCGACGGGGAGCTGTGGCAGGCCCGGTCGTTCGACAACGGCGATACCTTCGCACCTGGTGAGCACGTGCGTGTCGTGAAGTTGCGCGGCGCGACCGTCCTGGTCTGGCACGACGACCTGCCGCACGTTTAG